From Diceros bicornis minor isolate mBicDic1 chromosome 8, mDicBic1.mat.cur, whole genome shotgun sequence, a single genomic window includes:
- the UTP3 gene encoding something about silencing protein 10, which yields MVGRSRRRGAAKWAAVRAKAGRGPGDDNEDDLELPPSPGDSSYYQDKVDDFHEARSRAVLAKGWSEVESGDEEEDGEEEEEVLALDIAEEDDEDGESAGDEEDDDGGSSVQSEAEDSLDPSLSWGQRKKLYYDTDYGSKSRGRQSQQEVEEEEREEEEEAQLIQRRLAQALQEDDFGVTWVEAFAKPVPQVDAAETRVVKDLAKVSVKEKLKMLRKESPELLELIEDLKVKLTEVKDELEPLLQLVEQGIIPPGKGSQYLRTKYNLYLNYCSNISFYLILKARRVPAQGHPVIERLVTYRNLINKLSVVDQKLSSEIRHLLTLKDDAGKKELNPKAKSTKAKPKSVSESAAAGSAVTELSDDSDFDEEAALKYYKEMEDRQKLKRKKEESSTEEQALEDQNAKRAITYQIAKNRGLTPRRKKIDRNPRVKHREKFRRAKIRRRGQVREVRREEQRYSGELSGIRAGVKKSIKLK from the coding sequence ATGGTGGGGAGGTCCCGGCGGCGCGGAGCGGCCAAGTGGGCAGCCGTGCGAGCCAAGGCAGGCCGTGGCCCAGGGGACGACAATGAGGACGATTTAGAATTGCCACCCTCTCCCGGGGACTCCAGCTACTACCAGGATAAGGTAGATGATTTCCATGAGGCCCGATCTCGGGCCGTCTTGGCTAAGGGCTGGAGCGAAGTGGAGAGTGGGGACGAGGAGGAGGAcggcgaggaggaggaggaggtgctaGCCCTAGATATTGCCGAGGAGGACGACGAAGATGGAGAGAGTGCGGGGGATGAGGAGGATGACGATGGTGGGAGCTCCGTGCAGAGTGAGGCCGAGGACTCTCTGGATCCCAGTCTGTCGTGGGGTCAGAGGAAAAAACTGTACTATGACACGGACTATGGTTCCAAGTCCCGAGGCCGGCAGAGTCAACAGGaagtagaagaggaggaaagagaggaggaagaggaggcccaGCTCATTCAGCGGCGCCTCGCCCAGGCCCTGCAGGAGGACGATTTTGGCGTCACCTGGGTGGAGGCCTTTGCAAAACCGGTGCCTCAGGTAGATGCGGCTGAGACACGGGTTGTGAAGGATTTGGCGAAAGTTTCGGTGAAAGAGAAGCTGAAGATGCTGCGGAAGGAATCACCAGAGCTCTTGGAGCTGATAGAAGACCTGAAAGTCAAGTTGACAGAGGTGAAGGATGAGCTGGAGCCGTTGCTACAGTTGGTGGAGCAAGGGATCATTCCACCTGGAAAAGGAAGCCAGTACCTCAGGACCAAGTACAACCTCTATTTGAACTACTGCTCCAACATCAGTTTTTATTTGATCCTGAAAGCTAGGAGAGTCCCTGCACAAGGACATCCTGTCATAGAAAGGCTTGTTACCTACCGAAATTTGATCAACAAGCTGTCAGTTGTGGATCAGAAGCTGTCCTCCGAGATTCGTCATCTACTCACACTGAAGGATGATGCTGGAAAGAAAGAACTGAATCCAAAAGCAAAATCCACCAAGGCCAAACCAAAATCTGTTTCAGAGTCtgctgctgctggctctgctgttaCAGAGCTTTCTGATGATTCTGATTTTGATGAAGAAGCTGCACTGAAATactataaagaaatggaagacaggcagaagttgaagagaaagaaagaagaaagtagtACTGAAGAACAGGCTCTTGAAGATCAAAATGCAAAGAGAGCCATTACCTATCAGATTGCTAAAAATAGGGGACTTACACCTAGGAGAAAGAAGATTGATCGCAATCCCAGAGTGAAACACCGGGAGAAGTTCAGAAGAGCCAAAATTCGCAGAAGAGGCCAGGTTCGTGAAGTTCGTAGAGAAGAGCAGCGTTATAGTGGTGAACTCTCTGGCATTCGCGCAGGAGTTAAAAAGAGCATTAAGCTTAAATAG